GAGAACGGTACCACTTGGAGCATCAGCACTCGCACCAGGCCGTACTGCGGGTCGACTTCGTAGGCTGTGCCGTAGGCGCCGCTCCAGCCGAAGCTGCCCACGGAGCTGAAGCCGCTCGCGCCCATCCGGTCGATGGTCTCGAAGCCGAGACCGAAGCCGATCCCCTCCCCCCGCAGGTCACCGATCTGGTTCGTGGTCATGAGCGCCACTGTCTGGGGCGCCAGGATGCGCACGCCATCCAGCTCGCCGCCGCGGCGCATGGCCTCGAGAAAGCGCGCATAGTCGCGAGCGGTGGAGAGCAGGCCCGCTCCGCCAGCGAAGCTGACGCGCGGCCCGTCCACGTAGTGGCCCTGCCCGCGGGCATTGTCGGGCGCACGCAGCACCTTGCCATCCTCGCCCGGAGTATAGACCGTCGCCAGTCGGTCGCGCTTCTCGCGGGGCAGGTAGAAGTGCGTGTCGGTCATCCCCAGCGGCTCCGTGATCCGCTCACGGATGAACTGGTCCAGCGGCAGGCCGCTCGCCCGCTCCACTACGCACCCGAGGATGTCAGTGTTGTAACCGTAGACGAAGGCCTCGCCCGGTTGCCGGACGAACGGGAGCGTTCCCAGGCGGTCCATTTTCTGGCAGATCGGCTCCTCGTCGTCGGCGGTGTACCAGCCGTAGGCTTCGCCGTACCCCAGGTCATGACGCTGGTACGCCTCGGCGACGTGCGGTTCGCCTCCGTAGGAGATGCCCGCCGTGTGCGTCAGTAGATCCCGGATGGTGATCTTCCGTCGCGCGGGCTCGATCCTCACACCGCTGTCGGTGCGGACCGCCACCGTGGTGCTGTCGAAGGAGGGAAGCCACCGGCTGACCGGGTCATCCAGCGCGATCTTCCCCTCCTCCACCAGCATCATCACCGCCGTGCTGGTGATGGCCTTCGTCTGCGAGGCGATGCGGAAGATGTCGTCGGTGCGCATGGGCCGCCGGGCCTCCCGGTCCGACCAGCCCACCGCCTCTTCGTAGACGACTTCGCCATCGCGCATCACCAGCGCGACTGCACCCGCGATCACCCCCTCGTCCACGTAGCGCTGGAGGGTGGATTCGATGCGCTCCAGACGAGCCGGGTCGAAGCCGTGAATGGTGGCGGGGGCATCGGCCGCCTGCGCAGTTGCGACTGTCGGCAGGCTGGTCCCGACCAGAGCGGCGACCAGCAGGCAAAGCCACGTTTTCCTCATCGGCATCTCCGGATCCGGGAAGGTCACGGCGTGGTTAGTTCGACTTGCTCCTGCGCGATGCGGCGTGCGAGCGCCTGACGGGCGTTTTCTGCGTACCGCTTGCATCCGTTACGGTCGATCAGGCCGTCGGTCGCGTCACGTCCCCGCTCGAGGCGCTGCCAGAAATTGGACGCTCCCGGATGCGGGGTGATCAGAATATCGCAGCTGAGGCTGTCGAGCACCGCAAAGGAGCGCTCGAAGTCCTGAATTGCGTGCGGGTAGGTGTCGTTGCGGCTGAAGTAGAACCCGTCGGCCGAGACGGGAGTCTGACTGTCGCCGTAGACCAGGTCCACGCACCGGTCCTGTTCGCAAGCGCGCCAGGCCCAGGTGGTGCCCCCCGGCGTGTGCCCCGGAGTGAAGTGCGCAGTTACTGCAATGGGACCGACGCGCAGCACCTCGCCGTCCTCGACCGTGCGCACCTCCGGTACCGGATCGATCGGGAAGAGCGCGCCGTGCTGGGGATCATCCGCACTGGAGTAGCCGGTCTGCAGCACGGTCGCGCTCCAGGGGCTGGCGGCTACCTCGGCGCCGGACGCCTCCTGCAAGGCGGCGATGCCGCCCGCGTGATCATAGTGGACGTGCGAGTTCAGGATCAGACGTACGTCGCGCAGATCGAATCCCAGGGCGTGAATGTTTTCCGCAATCGGTCTGGCGGATTCGGCGAGCCCGCCGTCGATGAGTACGTGTCCTTCGTCGGAAGTAATGAGGATAGCCCCCAGTCCCTCCGTTCCCACCCAGTAGCTGTTGCCGAAGATCCGGACCGGCTCGTGTGGCCGATTCCATTCGACGCAGGGGTCGCATCCGGGTGTCGGCGGGGCCTGAGGTACATCGACCTGGCTACACCCCGCCAGGGCAAAGCCCGAGATCGTGGCGACAAAGATGGAACGAAGGTGCATACCTTGACTGTAGTCTGTCGAGCGGGGTCCGCGCTCGCGGCGGCGGACATGAGGAGCGAGAATATATTGCGTCGAGCCGGATGTTGAAGGTATGCACCCGCCGCCTGTCTCCGCGATGATCCAGCAGTCTATCGGCACGTTCCAGCAGCATACTTCTCTCGAACGAGAAGTCCGGATCGAGACACCGGAGCACGTCGCCGTCGACTACCGACTGGCTGACCTCGGCTCGCGCTTCACGGCGCTGTTGATCGACGGCGGAATCCTTGTCGCGGTGCTGCTGTTTCTGCTGGTCGGGGTGCCCGCGATCCTCAGCCGGATCGGGAGCGTGGCCGGCTCCTGGGTGACGGGTTGGGGGATGGGAGCGGTGATCCTCCTGTCCTTCGCCCTCAGCTGGGGATACTTCGTGGTCTTCGAGGCGGCCTGGCAGGGGCGTACCCCGGGCAAGAGGTGGATGGGCATCCGGGTGGTGCACGACGGAGGCTTCCCTCTGACCCTGCAGGGGGCGGCGATCCGCAATCTGCTCCGCGCCATCGATAGTCAGCCGATCTTCACCTGGCTGATCGGCGGAGTGACGATGCTCCTCAGCCCCCACACCAAGCGGCTCGGCGACCTGGCAGCGGGAACGATCGTGGTGCGTGAGCCGAAGGAGCTGGTGATCCCGGAGATCGTAGCCGCTGAGGCGGCGCACCAGGGTGCCCCGCTGCTGGACGAGCGGGAATTCACCGCCCTCGACACCTACGTCGGGCGGCGCGAGGGGCTGGCAGAGGGCGGGCGGCAGCGACTGGCGGAAAAGCTCGCGGGGCGGCTGACCCGGAAGGCCGAATGGCGCGCCGAGGAGCTCACCGCTGACGAGTACCTCCTGAACCTCCACGCCGCCGAGCTGGCGCGTCGCAGTGGAGCCTCGGGTGCGGGTGCCTGGTCGCGCTCTACGGAGCTGGTGCGCCAGCAGCGAGAGCGCTGGCAGGAGCTGCAGCGGTTGGTGGAGCGCGCGGGTGCCTCGCGCCTCGCGTCGTTGTCCGAAGCCGAGCTGGCCGACTTTGCGGCTCTGTACCGCGAGGCGACGGCCGATCTGGCGAGAGCGCGGACGTACGGAGCCTCTCCGCAGCTCCTGATGTCGCTGGAGCGGCTGGTGGGATCGGCGCACAACCAGCTCTACCAGCCGCCCCGCCGCAGGCTGTCGGACTTGCGCGTGTGGGTCTCCAGGGGCTTTCCGGCACTGGTCCGTCGGAGGTGGATCCCCATCGCTGTCTCCGCCACGCTCTTCGTGGTCCCGGCCGCGCTGGGGTTCGGAGTCGCACGGCTCGACCCCGGCTGGGCGCGAACCGCGCTTCCGGCCGAGATGGTCCGTCGCGCGGAGGAGGGGATCGATCGGGAGGCGCAGGGGCGCGGATACGTCGAGGTCCGGGACGTGGTCATGCCGGTGATGGCCAGCGGCCTGATCTCCAACAATGTGCAGGTCACCTTCTTCGCCTTCGCGGGAGGGATGATCGGCGGCCTCGGAACGGCGGCCATTCTGGTGCTCAACGGCCTCTTTCTGGGCGCTGTGGCTGGCCTCTTCGCCAACCACGGACTCAGCCTCTATCTGTGGACCTTCGTCCTTCCCCACGGGGTCATCGAGCTCACGGCGATCGTGATCGCCGGTGGGGCCGGATTGTGGCTGGGCTCCGCGCTGCTTCTCCCTGGTCGCCTGACCCGCCGCGAGGCACTCGAGATCCGGGGACGCGAAGCCGTCTCACTCGTTGCCGGTACTACCCTGTTGCTGGTGGTGGCCGGTCTCATCGAGGGCTTCATCTCCCCCTCCTCCCTTCCCCGGGTGGCAAAGCTAGGGCTTGCGGCCCTATTCGCGCTCGGGCTGGTCGGGTACCTGGCAGGCAGCATGGCGGGCCGCTCCTATACCCTCCCGCGCCGCTTCACCTCGAGGTAGCGGTTCACCACGGTGGGTACTGCCCGTTCGGGTGTCGTGTCGGCCACGAGCACGCCCGCGCGGCGCATGGTGGCCAGCGCGACGTTGCGCAGCAGGAGGAGCTCCTCGGCGGCTGCCCGTCGGTAGGCGCCCGATTCGTCCTCGACCGGGGCGGTGGCGACGCGCTCCAGGGCGGGATTGCGGATTGCGACGGCCAGCGGGAGGTGCCGCCGGGTGGCCGCGGAGACATTGGCGAGAAGCGCGGACGAGGCTCGCGCGTCGATGACGTCGGTGAAGAGGACGATCAGGGAGCGCCGCCGCAACCTCCGCCCGAGGAAGGCGAAGGCACCCGGGTAATCCGGCTCCACGAGCCGAGCCTCGATCTCCGAGAGAGTGTCGACCAGGCGGCTGAGGGGAGCGCGAGCGGGAGGAAAGAAATGGTGGACCTGGTCGGAGAAGACGAACAGGCCGACGCGATCTCCGTGTTGCGCCGCGACCTCGGCGAGAAGCAGCGCCGCCGCCAGCGCACTGTCGATTCGTTCCCTTCGCACACCATTGCCGCCAGCCTCGGAGAGCTCCTCCGTCATCAGCCGTCCCGCGTCGATCGTCAGTAGGACGTTCTGGCTCCGCTCGGTCTCCGTCTGGCGAACGATCAGCGTGCCGTGCTTTCCGGAGGCTTTCCAGTCGAGCCGCCGGGGATCGTCGCCGCGGACGTACTCCCGGAGGCTCTCGAACGAGCTCCCCTCTCCCGGCTGGCGCATTGCCCGCAGTCCCATCTCGCTCAGCCGGTGCCTGTGAGCCAGCAGGCGATAGCGCCGAAGATCGCGCAGCCCGGGCTGCACTCGCACCTCGGCGGGAATCGACTCGCACCGCTGGTACCAGACCAGTCCGAGGGGGCCCAGCAGCCGCAGATACACGTCTCCCAGATTTCCTCGGCCGCGCTCCACCGCCCTCACCCGGTAGGCGAAGCGTGCCTCGGCGCCGGGAGGGATCCAGGCGCTGTCCGCGTCTCGATGGGTGAGAGTGGGTTCGGCTCCGCCCTCGTCCCGTGCTCGCCTGAGCTGCGGCGTGAGGTCGTCTGTGACGCGAACGCGGACCGGGCGATGATCTATGTTCTCGACGGTGATCGTCACCTTGCCTTCCTCTCCGTGCGCCAGACGTGCGGGGGCGGTGCGACTCACGCCGATGTGCGTGCGGCCTGCCCGCCGCGCGTCCACCGCAGCTGCGGCGAGCAGGAGCAGATCCGCGAGAAGGCCCGCCGTCCCTGACACCAGGAAGAGCGGAGCAACGGCTGTGAGCAGCAGGAGCAGCCTGCGGGCGGGGAGGAACGTCACCTTTCAGCCCGGCGCTTCGACGCGTTCCAGGGCGGTGAGTATGCGGCTGTCGGGGCGCTCTCCCTCGAGCTCGGCCTCGGGAGAGAGCAGGATGCGATGGCGCAGGACAGGAAGCGCGAGCGACTTCACGTCGTCCGGGGTGACGAAGTCGCGGCCCGCCAGGAGCGCCTCGGCTCGCGCCGCAAGGAAGAGGGACACGCCCGCGCGGGGGCTCGCGCCCAGCGCGAGTGCGGCGTCTTCCCGCGTCGACCTCACGATCGCGGTGATGTAGTCACGAATCGATGGCTCCACGTGCACGGCCGCCACTGCCGCTCGCAGCCGGAGGAGATCCTCCGCCGAGGCAACCGGCTCGATCCCGAAGCTCTCCGTCCGATCCGAGCTGAAGCCGTCGGCGTACAGGTCCAGGATGGCCCGCTCCGCCTCGGCGTCGGGATACGGCACCACCACCTTCAGCAGAAAGCGATCGAGCTGCGCCTCGGGAAGCGGGTACGTCCCTTCGTATTCGACCGGGTTCTGGGAGGCGAAGACGGTGAAGGACGGGGGCAGCGGCCGCGTTACCCCGTCGGTGGTGACCTGGCGCTCCTGCATCGCCTCCAGCAGCGCCGACTGCGTCTTGGCGGGGGCGCGGTTGATCTCGTCGGCGAGCAGGAGGTCGGTGAAGATCGGTCCCGGATGGAAAACGAACTCGCGCCGCAGCTCGTCCAGGATGCTCGTGCCCGTCAGGTCGATCGGCATCAGGTCGGGCGTGAACTGTACCCGTCCGAAGCGCACGTCGAGGGTGCGGGCCAGGGCACGGATGGCCAGCGTCTTGGCCACCCCGGGAACCCCTTCGAGCAGGACGTGCCCGCCCGCCAGCAGGGCGACCAGCAGCTGGTGAAGTACCTCCTCCTGCCCGAGCACCACGCGGCTGAGTTGGGCCTCCACCGCCCGCGCGCGCTCCGTCGCCTCCTCCATCATCGTCGTCACGTTCGCCTCTTCTCCGCAATCAGCTCGTCCAGCCGAGCCGCCAGGGTGGTCAAGTTCTCTTCCTTCTGCGCCGAGTGGGTGCCCTTCCGGGAGCTCACGAGTCCGCTCGACAATTCGCTCGGCGCCTCCGAAGGGAGACTCCGTAGCACGCGCT
This genomic interval from Longimicrobiaceae bacterium contains the following:
- a CDS encoding serine hydrolase domain-containing protein — translated: MRKTWLCLLVAALVGTSLPTVATAQAADAPATIHGFDPARLERIESTLQRYVDEGVIAGAVALVMRDGEVVYEEAVGWSDREARRPMRTDDIFRIASQTKAITSTAVMMLVEEGKIALDDPVSRWLPSFDSTTVAVRTDSGVRIEPARRKITIRDLLTHTAGISYGGEPHVAEAYQRHDLGYGEAYGWYTADDEEPICQKMDRLGTLPFVRQPGEAFVYGYNTDILGCVVERASGLPLDQFIRERITEPLGMTDTHFYLPREKRDRLATVYTPGEDGKVLRAPDNARGQGHYVDGPRVSFAGGAGLLSTARDYARFLEAMRRGGELDGVRILAPQTVALMTTNQIGDLRGEGIGFGLGFETIDRMGASGFSSVGSFGWSGAYGTAYEVDPQYGLVRVLMLQVVPFSNNAVRDAFETAVYQALVEP
- the bla gene encoding subclass B3 metallo-beta-lactamase is translated as MHLRSIFVATISGFALAGCSQVDVPQAPPTPGCDPCVEWNRPHEPVRIFGNSYWVGTEGLGAILITSDEGHVLIDGGLAESARPIAENIHALGFDLRDVRLILNSHVHYDHAGGIAALQEASGAEVAASPWSATVLQTGYSSADDPQHGALFPIDPVPEVRTVEDGEVLRVGPIAVTAHFTPGHTPGGTTWAWRACEQDRCVDLVYGDSQTPVSADGFYFSRNDTYPHAIQDFERSFAVLDSLSCDILITPHPGASNFWQRLERGRDATDGLIDRNGCKRYAENARQALARRIAQEQVELTTP
- a CDS encoding stage II sporulation protein M, producing MIQQSIGTFQQHTSLEREVRIETPEHVAVDYRLADLGSRFTALLIDGGILVAVLLFLLVGVPAILSRIGSVAGSWVTGWGMGAVILLSFALSWGYFVVFEAAWQGRTPGKRWMGIRVVHDGGFPLTLQGAAIRNLLRAIDSQPIFTWLIGGVTMLLSPHTKRLGDLAAGTIVVREPKELVIPEIVAAEAAHQGAPLLDEREFTALDTYVGRREGLAEGGRQRLAEKLAGRLTRKAEWRAEELTADEYLLNLHAAELARRSGASGAGAWSRSTELVRQQRERWQELQRLVERAGASRLASLSEAELADFAALYREATADLARARTYGASPQLLMSLERLVGSAHNQLYQPPRRRLSDLRVWVSRGFPALVRRRWIPIAVSATLFVVPAALGFGVARLDPGWARTALPAEMVRRAEEGIDREAQGRGYVEVRDVVMPVMASGLISNNVQVTFFAFAGGMIGGLGTAAILVLNGLFLGAVAGLFANHGLSLYLWTFVLPHGVIELTAIVIAGGAGLWLGSALLLPGRLTRREALEIRGREAVSLVAGTTLLLVVAGLIEGFISPSSLPRVAKLGLAALFALGLVGYLAGSMAGRSYTLPRRFTSR
- a CDS encoding DUF58 domain-containing protein; this encodes MTFLPARRLLLLLTAVAPLFLVSGTAGLLADLLLLAAAAVDARRAGRTHIGVSRTAPARLAHGEEGKVTITVENIDHRPVRVRVTDDLTPQLRRARDEGGAEPTLTHRDADSAWIPPGAEARFAYRVRAVERGRGNLGDVYLRLLGPLGLVWYQRCESIPAEVRVQPGLRDLRRYRLLAHRHRLSEMGLRAMRQPGEGSSFESLREYVRGDDPRRLDWKASGKHGTLIVRQTETERSQNVLLTIDAGRLMTEELSEAGGNGVRRERIDSALAAALLLAEVAAQHGDRVGLFVFSDQVHHFFPPARAPLSRLVDTLSEIEARLVEPDYPGAFAFLGRRLRRRSLIVLFTDVIDARASSALLANVSAATRRHLPLAVAIRNPALERVATAPVEDESGAYRRAAAEELLLLRNVALATMRRAGVLVADTTPERAVPTVVNRYLEVKRRGRV
- a CDS encoding MoxR family ATPase, whose protein sequence is MMEEATERARAVEAQLSRVVLGQEEVLHQLLVALLAGGHVLLEGVPGVAKTLAIRALARTLDVRFGRVQFTPDLMPIDLTGTSILDELRREFVFHPGPIFTDLLLADEINRAPAKTQSALLEAMQERQVTTDGVTRPLPPSFTVFASQNPVEYEGTYPLPEAQLDRFLLKVVVPYPDAEAERAILDLYADGFSSDRTESFGIEPVASAEDLLRLRAAVAAVHVEPSIRDYITAIVRSTREDAALALGASPRAGVSLFLAARAEALLAGRDFVTPDDVKSLALPVLRHRILLSPEAELEGERPDSRILTALERVEAPG